A DNA window from Ornithodoros turicata isolate Travis chromosome 10, ASM3712646v1, whole genome shotgun sequence contains the following coding sequences:
- the LOC135369827 gene encoding cyclin-dependent kinase 11B-like isoform X1, which yields MSRNSNDSEEDGEIDREETRYNVYGNSQSAGKGFVEQNDDSDSYDTEDGSEDALNIQPPQAAIPVPKRDRRDRKREKHSRKHESSRSRKDRRHSSRERGGSHRDSRRAGEGRGGHSRDQRDAHERDSTRHRQHRAEEKSSRVEPRPRATSDKEGRANEKEQRPARDSGRSSARQEVKELPPSREVRDARERIREAREAREREEKEQTNPADLERERFLYWQQNFTRVRRERLQREWRKERLMVVDQSLSQRDREREQRRLESQRRKRDDNSKPQQYVSKAEEQATARDRSRSPISHSRQTDDQSGSDPGISLEIEDDPLTDMEEDDASSPPQQRTFPQAAENNVAQTVVADDTSSNDDENEEDSEKTSSDTTSDSSSDSDDSSSSTDSEDDDKNTEEEKVDGDASEKNNQSNDKEAAAKNDVAPAEPPTPSIDDILSQFPPYLPAIQGCRSVEEFHCLNRIEEGTYGVVYRARDKQTNEIVALKRLKMEKEKEGFPITSLREINTLLKAQHPNIVTVREIVVGSNMDKIYIAMEYVEHDLKSLMEVMKQPFLVGEVKTLMLQLLRAVAHLHDNWILHRDLKTSNLLLSHKGILKVGDFGLAREYGSPLKHYTPIVVTLWYRAPELLLGVKEYSTPIDMWSVGCIFGELLTMKPLFPGKSDIDQLNRIFKDLGTPSEKIWPGYSELPLVRKVTFTEYPYNSLRGRFGHTLSNLGFDLLNKFLTYYPSQRITAEDALRHEFFKETPVPVEPSMFPTWPAKSELGHRKAQSPKPPSGGKQFAKQLGEGDEEGLLAAAAGFHMKIPNKGSSAQGTGFRLKF from the exons ATGAGCCGGAACTCAAACGATTCTGAGGAAGACGGCGAGATTGACCGCGAAGAAACTCGATACAACGTTTATGGTAACTCTCAGTCTGCTGGAAAGGGATTTGTTGAGCAGAATGATGACAG TGATAGCTACGACACTGAGGACGGCAGCGAGGATGCGTTAAATATTCAACCACCACAAGCAGCAATTCCCGTCCCTAAACGAGACAGAAGGGATCGCAAACGGGAGAAACACTCACGAAAACATGAAT CATCCAGAAGCAGAAAAGATCGGAGGCACAGCAGCCGAGAACGAGGCGGCAGCCACCGCGACAGCCGCCGTGCGGGGGAGGGTCGCGGAGGTCACAGCCGCGACCAGAGAGATGCGCACGAACGCGATTCGACAAGGCACAGGCAGCACCGTGCGGAAGAAAAAAGTTCCAGGGTGGAGCCGAGGCCCAGGGCCACAAGCGACAAGGAAGGACGAGCGAACGAGAAGGAACAGAGGCCCGCCAGGGACAGCGGAAGGAGCTCCGCGCGGCAGGAAGTCAAGGAACTGCCTCCGAGCAGGGAGGTCCGCGACGCACGGGAAAGGATTCGGGAAGCCAGAGAGGCGAGGGAGAGGGAAGAGAAAGAGCA AACCAACCCTGCCGACCTTGAGCGAGAACGTTTCCTGTATTGGCAACAAAATTTCACACGTGTACGCAGAGAACGGCTACAGAGGGAGTGGAGGAAAGAACGCCTCATGGTCGTCGATCAGTCCCTAAGTCAGAGAGATCGAGAACGCGAGCAACGGAGGCTGGAATCACAGCGTCGTAAGAGGG ACGACAACAGCAAGCCGCAACAGTACGTGAGCAAAGCTGAAGAGCAGGCGACGGCTCGGGACAGGAGCAGGAGTCCAATTTCCCATAGCAGACAAACGGACGACCAGTCGGGTAGTGATCCGGGAATTTCGTTGGAAATTGAGGATGACCCCCTCACTGATATGG AGGAAGACGATGCCAGCTCCCCTCCGCAACAGCGTACCTTCCCTCAGGCCGCAGAAAATAATGTGGCGCAGACGGttgttgcagacgacaccagttCGAACGATGATGAAAACGAGGAGGATTCAGAGAAGACGTCGTCTGACACGACCAGCGACTCCAGCAGTGACTCTGACG ATAGCAGTAGCAGCACTGATTCGGAGGATGACGATAAGAACACCGAAGAAGAGAAGGTTGATGGGGATGCCTCAG AGAAGAACAACCAGTCTAACGACAAAGAAGCTGCAGCAAAGAACGACGTGGCACCCGCAGAGCCCCCAACCCCATCAATCGACGACATTCTGTCGCAGTTTCCACCTTACTTGCCAGCCATCCAAGGTTGCCGAAGCGTTGAAGAGTTCCACTGCCTCAACCGCATCGAGGAAGGCACATACGGCGTTGTGTACAGGGCGCGAGATAAACAAACAA ATGAAATAGTTGCACTGAAGAGACTCAAGAtggaaaaggagaaagaaggtTTTCCAATCACCTCCCTCCGTGAAATCAACACCTTGCTCAAAGCGCAACATCCAAACATTGTCACAGTCAGG GAAATTGTTGTAGGAAGCAACATGGATAAAATATACATAGCAATGGAATACGTGGAGCATGACCTCAAAAGCCTAATGGAAGTGATGAAACAGCCTTTCCTCGTGGGCGAAGTGAAGACGTTGATGCTTCAGCTGTTGAGGGCTGTTGCGCATCTGCATGATAACTGGATCCTGCACCGCGACTTGAAGACGTCGAACTTGCTGCTTAGCCACAAGGGCATACTCAAG GTTGGAGATTTTGGTCTTGCCAGAGAATATGGGTCACCCCTGAAGCACTACACCCCCATCGTTGTCACCCTGTGGTATCGTGCACCCGAGCTCCTCTTGGGAGTGAAG GAATACTCTACACCGATTGACATGTGGTCCGTGGGTTGCATCTTTGGGGAGCTGCTCACAATGAAGCCACTGTTTCCTGGAAAATCGGACATCGATCAGCTCAATAGGATATTCAAG GATCTCGGAACGCCGAGCGAAAAGATTTGGCCGGGATATTCGGAATTGCCCCTCGTGAGAAAAGTGACCTTCACAGAGTACCCCTACAACAGCTTGAGGGGTCGTTTTGGCCATACCTTGTCAAACCTGGGCTTCGATCTATTAAACAA GTTCTTAACATATTATCCGAGCCAGCGTATAACAGCAGAAGATGCTCTACGCCACGAGTTCTTCAAGGAAACACCTGTTCCTGTAGAGCCTTCTATGTTTCCAACATGGCCTGCAAAAAGTGAACTTGGCCACCGAAAGGCTCAGAGCCCAAAGCCCCCCTCTGGTGGAAAGCAGTTTGCAAAACAACTG GGCGAGGGAGATGAAGAGGGTCTCCTGGCAGCCGCAGCAGGATTTCACATGAAGATCCCCAACAAAGGAAGCTCTGCTCAGGGAACAGGCTTCAGGCTTAAGTTCTAG